A region from the Caldicellulosiruptor naganoensis genome encodes:
- a CDS encoding energy-coupling factor transporter ATPase, protein MSAFIEFINVSFSYTRSDGSKNPALIDINLKIEKGEFVSILGLNGSGKSTLAKLINGLLIPEKGDVLVDGMNTKDVSQIWEIRRKCGYIFQNPDNQLVASIVEEDVAFGPENLGFEREEIIRAVNEALETVEMIEYKNHATYKLSGGQKQRVAIAGILAMRPECIILDEPTSMLDPKGRKEVISTILRLNREEKKTIVLVTHNIDEMIYSNKVVVLENGKIKYIGTPKELLKLDWFYEMGFDMPQILKLSYELKKRGIDIDGEIWTVDEMERFLCSLR, encoded by the coding sequence ATGAGTGCTTTCATAGAATTTATAAATGTCAGCTTTTCATATACAAGATCGGATGGAAGCAAAAATCCTGCGTTAATTGATATAAATTTAAAGATAGAGAAAGGAGAATTTGTTTCAATTTTAGGGCTCAACGGTTCAGGGAAATCCACTTTGGCAAAGCTAATAAATGGGCTTTTAATACCCGAAAAAGGTGATGTACTGGTTGACGGTATGAACACAAAAGATGTAAGTCAAATTTGGGAGATAAGAAGAAAGTGTGGATATATATTTCAAAATCCTGATAATCAATTAGTTGCCTCGATAGTTGAAGAAGATGTCGCCTTTGGGCCAGAGAATTTAGGGTTTGAACGTGAGGAAATAATAAGGGCTGTAAATGAGGCGCTTGAAACTGTTGAGATGATTGAGTACAAAAACCACGCAACCTACAAGCTTTCTGGTGGACAAAAACAGAGGGTTGCAATTGCAGGAATTTTGGCAATGAGGCCGGAATGTATCATTTTAGATGAGCCAACTTCTATGCTTGATCCAAAAGGGCGAAAAGAGGTTATATCAACCATTTTAAGACTCAATAGGGAAGAAAAAAAGACAATAGTTTTAGTTACTCACAATATTGACGAGATGATATACAGTAATAAAGTGGTGGTTTTAGAAAATGGAAAGATAAAATATATAGGGACTCCGAAAGAGCTTTTAAAGCTTGATTGGTTTTATGAGATGGGATTTGACATGCCTCAGATTTTAAAGCTTTCTTATGAGCTTAAAAAAAGAGGGATTGATATCGATGGTGAAATCTGGACAGTTGATGAAATGGAGAGATTTTTATGTTCATTGAGATGA